One Desulfomicrobium apsheronum genomic region harbors:
- the purF gene encoding amidophosphoribosyltransferase gives MKKEACGLFGIYGHPEAARMTYFGLYALQHRGQESAGIITWDGQTIREQRGMGLVADVFEERHLGHQLKGSVAMGHIRYSTTGASLIRNAQPFKVTYKGINLALAHNGNLVNTISLREELENQGTIFQTTMDSEVIMHLVAKYMNGGTPEEAIAKACSRIQGSYSLLFMVDQKLIAVRDPWGFRPLSLGRVGDAYVLASETCAFDLLEAEYLRCLDPGEMLVIEDGRMMSHRYMEPADKQSSCIFELIYFARPDSLVFDQEVYNARKSMGKILAQECPVEGDFVMPFPDSGVYAAVGYAQESGLPFEACMIRNHYVGRTFIQPTQGMRDFSVRVKLNPVKSMIKGKRVVIVEDSIVRGTTIRTRVKQLRELGAKEIHMRVSCPPIRYPCYYGIDFSSKGELIAANHSVADIGRYLGLDSLHYITIGGLLKAVRGPENFCLACFNGAYPVLPDGGIGKLSLECC, from the coding sequence ATGAAAAAGGAAGCCTGCGGATTATTTGGAATTTACGGACATCCGGAAGCGGCGCGCATGACCTATTTCGGGCTTTATGCCTTGCAGCATCGCGGTCAGGAAAGTGCCGGCATTATCACCTGGGACGGGCAGACCATCCGCGAGCAGCGCGGCATGGGGCTGGTCGCCGACGTGTTCGAGGAGCGTCATCTCGGGCATCAGCTAAAAGGGAGCGTGGCCATGGGCCACATCCGCTATTCCACCACCGGGGCCTCGCTCATCCGCAACGCGCAGCCCTTCAAGGTCACCTACAAGGGCATCAATCTGGCCCTGGCCCACAACGGCAATCTGGTCAACACCATCTCGCTGCGCGAAGAGCTGGAGAATCAGGGCACCATCTTCCAGACCACCATGGACAGTGAAGTGATCATGCATCTGGTGGCCAAGTACATGAACGGCGGCACTCCCGAGGAGGCCATCGCCAAGGCTTGCAGCCGTATCCAGGGCTCCTACAGCCTGCTCTTCATGGTCGATCAGAAGCTCATCGCCGTGCGCGATCCGTGGGGTTTTCGGCCCCTGTCCCTGGGCCGCGTCGGAGATGCCTACGTACTGGCCTCCGAGACCTGCGCCTTTGACCTGCTTGAGGCCGAGTACCTGCGCTGTCTGGACCCGGGCGAGATGCTGGTCATCGAGGACGGCCGGATGATGTCGCACCGCTACATGGAACCCGCCGACAAGCAGAGTTCCTGCATTTTCGAACTCATCTACTTCGCGCGGCCGGACTCCCTGGTTTTCGACCAGGAAGTCTACAACGCCCGCAAGAGCATGGGCAAGATCCTGGCCCAAGAATGCCCGGTTGAAGGCGATTTCGTCATGCCCTTTCCGGATTCGGGGGTGTATGCGGCCGTGGGCTACGCCCAGGAGTCGGGCCTGCCGTTCGAGGCCTGCATGATCAGAAATCATTATGTCGGCCGGACTTTCATTCAGCCGACCCAGGGCATGCGTGACTTTTCGGTTCGCGTGAAGCTCAATCCGGTGAAGTCCATGATCAAGGGCAAGCGCGTGGTCATCGTCGAGGATTCCATCGTGCGCGGTACGACCATCCGCACCCGCGTCAAGCAGCTCCGCGAACTGGGCGCCAAGGAAATCCACATGCGCGTCAGCTGCCCGCCGATTCGCTATCCTTGCTACTACGGCATCGATTTTTCATCCAAGGGCGAGCTCATCGCGGCCAATCATTCCGTGGCCGACATCGGGCGTTATCTGGGGCTGGACAGCCTGCACTACATCACCATCGGCGGACTGCTCAAGGCAGTGCGCGGGCCCGAAAACTTTTGTCTGGCCTGCTTCAACGGAGCCTATCCGGTCCTGCCCGATGGAGGCATCGGCAAACTCTCCCTGGAGTGTTGCTAG
- the pruA gene encoding L-glutamate gamma-semialdehyde dehydrogenase, with product MDSMVLDKKISDRGKEFFASISGEAPSIFNKGWWTGKVMDWSMKNENFKVQLFRFVDVLPYLNTSDSLTRHIDEYFAGDDQDVPKVLKWGAGAMGSGLGGKLAAGLMAKTIRSNIEGMAKQFIIGENTSDAMKNLKKIRKDGFAFTVDILGEASVSEIESEAYLNEYIELLDALKKEHTSWAALGGGELDWGHAPKVNISVKPTALFSQASPKDFEGSVRGIEKRLAAILRKVKEMNGFMRIDMEQYKFKDITLEVYRRLRSCEEFRDYPHLGIVLQAYLKDTDKDLADLLAWSRAQGLPISVRLVKGAYWDSETVIAKQNGWDIPVWTIKAESDAAYERQAKVILENHDICHFGCASHNIRTIAAVMETAKALNVPDERYEFQVLYGMAEPVRKGLMKVAKRVRLYAPYGDLLPGMAYLVRRLLENTANESFLRQSFAEEAEVERLMENPVVTVEREKAQRHPEAKPEVKGLTRFENEPFADFTQEAVRQAFVDAVAVVRTQLGKEYPLVIGGQEVRTADTLQSVNPANPSEVIGTICQASTKEIDLAIEAAKKAAPAWKALSPEERAGYLLKAAEIARTEIFTLCAWQTLEVGKQYDQAQADVAEAIDFMEYYAREMIRFGKPQRMGRAPGEMSQLMYQPKGIAAVIAPWNFPLAISCGMSSAAIVAGNPVLYKPAGPSSVVGFTLSEIFRKAGLPDGVFNYVPGRGSVMGDYLVEHPDVALIAFTGSMEVGHRIINKASVVHPGQKQIKKVIAELGGKNAIIIDDDADLDEAIKEVLHSAFAFQGQKCSACSRVIVVEPIYAKFIERLVEGAKSLAIGPAEDPTYFMGPVVDDKAQQNVLKYLDIATSEGKLLYSSPVPDSGYYAPLTIVEGITPEHRIAQEEVFGPILAVMKVKNFDQAIEWANSTRYSLTGAVFSRSPKHLEKAREQFNVGNLYLNRGSTGALVERHPFGGFNMSGIGSKAGGPDYLLQFMDPRLVCENTMRRGFAPIEEDDDWII from the coding sequence ATGGACAGTATGGTGTTGGACAAAAAGATCAGCGACCGTGGCAAGGAATTTTTTGCCAGCATCTCCGGCGAAGCCCCTTCCATTTTCAACAAGGGCTGGTGGACCGGCAAGGTCATGGACTGGTCCATGAAGAACGAAAACTTCAAGGTGCAGCTGTTCCGCTTTGTGGACGTCCTGCCCTACCTGAACACTTCGGATTCCCTGACCCGGCACATCGACGAATATTTCGCCGGTGACGACCAGGACGTCCCCAAAGTCCTGAAATGGGGCGCGGGCGCCATGGGCTCAGGCCTTGGCGGCAAGCTGGCCGCCGGGCTGATGGCCAAGACCATCCGCTCCAACATCGAGGGCATGGCCAAGCAGTTCATCATCGGCGAGAACACCTCCGACGCCATGAAGAACCTCAAGAAAATCCGCAAGGACGGCTTCGCCTTCACGGTGGACATCCTTGGCGAGGCATCGGTCAGCGAGATCGAATCCGAAGCCTATCTGAACGAATACATCGAACTCCTGGACGCACTGAAAAAGGAGCACACCTCCTGGGCGGCCCTCGGCGGCGGAGAGCTGGACTGGGGACATGCGCCCAAGGTCAACATTTCCGTCAAACCCACGGCGCTCTTCTCCCAGGCATCGCCCAAGGACTTCGAGGGCTCGGTCCGGGGCATCGAGAAGCGTCTGGCCGCGATCCTGCGCAAGGTCAAGGAAATGAACGGCTTCATGCGCATCGACATGGAGCAGTACAAATTCAAGGACATCACCCTTGAGGTGTACCGCCGCCTGCGCTCCTGCGAGGAATTCCGCGACTACCCGCATCTGGGCATCGTGTTGCAGGCCTACCTGAAGGACACGGACAAGGATCTGGCCGATCTGCTGGCCTGGTCCAGGGCTCAGGGCCTGCCCATCTCCGTCCGCCTGGTCAAGGGAGCCTACTGGGATTCCGAGACCGTCATCGCCAAGCAGAACGGCTGGGACATCCCGGTCTGGACCATCAAGGCCGAAAGCGACGCCGCCTATGAACGCCAGGCAAAGGTCATCCTGGAAAACCACGACATCTGCCATTTCGGTTGCGCCTCGCACAACATCCGCACCATCGCCGCGGTCATGGAGACTGCCAAGGCCCTGAACGTGCCCGATGAGCGCTACGAGTTCCAGGTCCTCTACGGCATGGCCGAACCCGTGCGCAAAGGTCTGATGAAGGTGGCTAAACGCGTGCGTCTCTACGCCCCTTATGGCGATCTGCTGCCCGGCATGGCCTATCTGGTGCGCCGCCTGCTCGAAAACACGGCCAACGAATCGTTCCTGCGTCAATCCTTTGCCGAGGAAGCCGAGGTGGAACGTCTGATGGAAAATCCGGTGGTGACCGTCGAACGGGAAAAGGCCCAGCGCCATCCCGAGGCCAAACCAGAGGTCAAGGGCCTCACCCGCTTCGAGAACGAGCCCTTCGCCGATTTCACCCAGGAGGCAGTACGCCAAGCCTTTGTGGATGCCGTCGCCGTGGTGCGTACGCAGCTTGGCAAGGAATATCCGCTGGTCATCGGCGGCCAGGAGGTGCGCACGGCCGACACGCTGCAGTCGGTCAACCCGGCCAATCCGAGCGAAGTCATCGGCACCATCTGCCAGGCTTCCACCAAGGAAATCGACCTGGCCATCGAAGCCGCCAAAAAGGCCGCTCCGGCCTGGAAAGCGCTGTCTCCCGAGGAACGGGCCGGATATCTGCTCAAGGCCGCCGAAATCGCGCGCACGGAGATCTTCACCCTGTGCGCCTGGCAGACCCTCGAAGTGGGCAAGCAGTACGATCAGGCCCAGGCCGATGTGGCTGAAGCCATTGATTTCATGGAATACTACGCCCGCGAGATGATCCGCTTCGGAAAACCCCAGCGCATGGGCCGCGCCCCGGGCGAGATGAGCCAGCTCATGTACCAGCCCAAGGGCATCGCGGCCGTCATCGCCCCCTGGAACTTCCCGCTGGCCATCAGCTGCGGCATGAGCTCGGCCGCCATCGTCGCCGGGAACCCCGTGCTGTACAAGCCGGCCGGGCCGTCCTCCGTGGTCGGCTTCACCCTGTCCGAAATCTTCCGCAAGGCCGGCCTGCCGGACGGCGTGTTCAACTATGTGCCGGGCAGGGGCTCGGTCATGGGCGACTACCTGGTCGAACATCCCGACGTCGCGCTGATCGCCTTCACCGGATCCATGGAAGTCGGCCACCGCATCATCAACAAGGCGTCCGTGGTTCATCCCGGCCAGAAACAGATCAAGAAAGTCATCGCCGAACTTGGCGGCAAGAACGCCATCATCATCGATGACGACGCCGATCTGGACGAGGCCATCAAGGAAGTCCTGCACTCGGCCTTCGCCTTCCAGGGTCAGAAATGCTCGGCCTGTTCCCGTGTCATCGTCGTCGAACCCATCTATGCCAAGTTCATCGAACGTCTGGTGGAAGGAGCCAAGTCTCTGGCCATCGGACCCGCCGAGGACCCGACCTACTTCATGGGGCCGGTGGTGGACGACAAGGCCCAGCAGAACGTGCTCAAATACTTAGACATCGCCACCAGCGAAGGCAAACTCCTGTACTCGAGCCCTGTCCCGGACAGCGGGTATTACGCGCCCCTGACCATCGTCGAGGGCATCACCCCCGAACACCGCATCGCCCAGGAAGAGGTCTTCGGTCCCATCCTTGCGGTCATGAAGGTCAAAAACTTCGATCAGGCCATCGAGTGGGCCAATTCCACGCGCTACTCCCTGACCGGAGCCGTGTTCTCGCGCAGCCCCAAACATCTCGAAAAGGCCCGCGAACAGTTCAACGTCGGCAACCTCTACCTCAATCGCGGCTCCACCGGCGCGCTGGTGGAACGCCACCCCTTTGGCGGTTTCAACATGTCCGGCATAGGCTCCAAGGCAGGCGGCCCGGACTACCTGTTGCAGTTCATGGACCCGAGACTGGTCTGCGAAAACACCATGCGCCGCGGCTTCGCGCCCATCGAAGAGGACGACGACTGGATCATCTGA
- the carB gene encoding carbamoyl-phosphate synthase large subunit — translation MPKRTDLKKIMLIGSGPIVIGQACEFDYSGTQALKALKEEGYEVILVNSNPATIMTDPNLADRTYIEPIEPETVARIIEKERPCALLPTLGGQTGLNTAVAVAENGVLEKYGVELIGASLPSIKKAESRQLFRKAMENIGLKVPKSGIARTLDDVREWGDKLKFPIIVRPAYTLGGTGGGVAYNKEDLECIAQQGLAASLTSEVMLEESLLGWKEYELEVVRDKKDNCVIICSIENLDPMGVHTGDSVTVAPAQTLTDDEYQKMRDASLAIMREIGVETGGSNVQFALNPANGDMMIIEMNPRVSRSSALASKATGFPIAKIAAKLAIGYTLDELQNDITRETMAAFEPTIDYVVIKIPRFTFEKFPGAEDYLTTAMKSVGETMAIGRTFKEALQKGLRSLETGYPGLGKTFDGQLPDIEDTLAGLRKPNSRRLYQLRDALLSGISEEDIFAASAIDPWFIRQFKDIVDFEGVLKNAGLQGNLSVDNPDFVTVLRDAKAMGFSDRQLATIWKRSERDIRSMRKDAGIIPSYKLVDTCAAEFEAYTPYYYSTYETENEARVSDKRKVVILGGGPNRIGQGIEFDYCCVHASYALREMGIESIMVNSNPETVSTDYDTSDRLYFEPLTREDVLAIIEQEKPEGVIVQFGGQTPLNLAVPLLREGVPILGTSPDSIDRAEDRERFQALLKKLDLLQPNNGTAMSIEEAVIVAARIGYPVVVRPSYVLGGRAMDIVYDEKDLRTYFDKHVTVVPDHPILIDKFLENAIEIDVDAVSDGEDTYVAGIMEHIEEAGIHSGDSACVLPPHTVGKMWIQEIERQTKALAKELGVVGLMNIQFALKDEQVYILEVNPRASRTSPFVSKATGVPLAKLATRVMMGEKLADLKPWDMRKGGYYAVKEAVLPFNRFPGVDALLGPEMRSTGEVMGIDPSLGLAFMKAQLAAGQFLPASGCVFISVNDHDKSGIIVPAKTFQKLGFTIMSTRGTAAFLAGHGVECQVVNKVYEGRPNVIDHIKNGDIQLVINTSSGKRTKEDSSELRRTTVMYGLPYTTNLAAAKALAMAIKERSTSGLDVKCLQEYYKESGRDF, via the coding sequence ATGCCCAAGAGAACAGATCTCAAGAAGATAATGCTCATCGGCTCGGGCCCCATCGTCATCGGACAGGCCTGCGAGTTCGACTATTCCGGGACCCAGGCCTTGAAGGCCCTCAAAGAAGAGGGCTACGAGGTCATCCTGGTCAACTCCAACCCGGCGACGATCATGACCGATCCGAACCTGGCCGACCGGACCTACATCGAGCCCATCGAGCCCGAGACCGTAGCCCGCATCATTGAAAAGGAACGCCCCTGCGCCCTTCTTCCGACCCTTGGCGGCCAGACCGGCCTGAACACGGCGGTGGCCGTGGCCGAGAACGGGGTCCTGGAGAAGTACGGCGTGGAGCTGATCGGCGCATCCCTGCCGAGCATCAAGAAAGCCGAGAGCCGTCAGCTTTTCCGCAAGGCCATGGAGAATATCGGCCTCAAGGTTCCAAAGAGCGGCATCGCCCGCACCCTGGACGACGTCCGCGAGTGGGGCGACAAGCTCAAGTTTCCCATCATTGTCCGCCCGGCGTACACCCTCGGCGGCACCGGCGGCGGCGTAGCCTACAACAAGGAAGATCTGGAGTGCATCGCCCAGCAGGGCCTGGCGGCCAGTCTGACCTCAGAGGTCATGCTGGAGGAGTCGCTTCTGGGCTGGAAGGAGTATGAGCTCGAAGTCGTGCGCGACAAGAAGGACAACTGCGTCATCATCTGCTCCATCGAAAACCTTGATCCCATGGGCGTGCACACCGGCGATTCCGTGACCGTGGCCCCGGCCCAGACCCTGACCGATGACGAATATCAGAAAATGCGCGACGCCTCCCTGGCCATCATGCGCGAGATCGGCGTCGAGACCGGCGGTTCCAACGTCCAGTTCGCGCTGAATCCGGCCAACGGCGACATGATGATCATCGAGATGAACCCGCGCGTGTCGCGTTCCTCGGCCCTGGCGTCGAAGGCAACGGGCTTCCCCATCGCCAAGATCGCGGCCAAGCTGGCCATCGGCTACACCCTGGACGAACTGCAGAACGACATCACCCGCGAGACCATGGCCGCCTTCGAGCCGACCATCGACTACGTGGTCATCAAGATTCCCCGTTTCACCTTCGAGAAATTTCCCGGCGCCGAAGATTATCTGACCACGGCCATGAAGAGCGTGGGCGAGACCATGGCCATCGGGCGAACCTTCAAGGAAGCGCTGCAAAAGGGTCTGCGTTCCCTTGAGACCGGCTATCCCGGACTGGGCAAGACCTTCGACGGACAGCTGCCCGACATCGAGGACACCCTGGCCGGACTGCGTAAGCCCAACTCCCGCCGCCTTTATCAGTTGCGCGACGCGTTGCTGTCCGGCATCTCCGAGGAGGACATCTTCGCGGCCTCGGCCATCGATCCCTGGTTCATTCGCCAGTTCAAGGACATCGTCGATTTCGAAGGCGTGCTCAAGAACGCCGGCCTGCAGGGGAATCTGTCCGTGGACAATCCCGATTTCGTGACGGTGCTGCGCGATGCCAAGGCCATGGGTTTTTCGGACCGGCAACTGGCCACGATCTGGAAACGCAGCGAGCGCGACATCCGGTCCATGCGCAAGGACGCGGGCATCATCCCCTCCTACAAGCTGGTCGATACCTGCGCCGCCGAATTCGAGGCCTACACCCCCTACTATTATTCGACCTACGAAACCGAAAACGAGGCCCGCGTCTCGGACAAACGCAAGGTGGTCATCCTCGGTGGCGGCCCCAACCGTATCGGTCAGGGCATCGAGTTCGACTACTGCTGCGTGCATGCCTCCTACGCCCTGCGCGAAATGGGCATCGAATCCATCATGGTCAACTCCAACCCCGAGACTGTCTCGACCGACTACGATACCTCGGACCGTCTCTATTTCGAGCCCCTGACCCGCGAGGACGTGCTGGCCATCATCGAGCAGGAAAAGCCCGAGGGTGTCATCGTGCAGTTCGGCGGGCAGACTCCGCTCAATCTGGCCGTGCCGCTTCTGCGCGAGGGCGTGCCGATCCTGGGCACCTCGCCGGATTCCATCGACCGCGCCGAGGACCGCGAGCGTTTTCAGGCCCTGCTCAAGAAGCTCGACCTCCTGCAGCCCAACAACGGCACCGCCATGAGCATCGAGGAGGCCGTGATCGTGGCCGCCCGCATCGGCTACCCGGTGGTGGTCCGCCCCTCCTATGTGCTGGGCGGCCGGGCCATGGACATCGTCTATGATGAAAAGGACCTGCGCACCTATTTCGACAAGCACGTCACCGTCGTGCCGGATCATCCCATCCTCATCGACAAGTTCCTGGAGAACGCCATCGAGATCGACGTCGACGCCGTCAGTGACGGTGAGGACACCTATGTTGCCGGAATCATGGAGCACATCGAGGAAGCGGGCATTCATTCCGGCGATTCGGCCTGCGTGCTGCCCCCGCACACCGTGGGCAAGATGTGGATTCAGGAGATCGAGCGCCAGACCAAGGCCTTGGCCAAGGAACTGGGCGTGGTCGGACTCATGAACATCCAGTTCGCCCTCAAGGATGAGCAGGTTTACATTCTCGAAGTGAATCCCCGCGCCTCGCGCACCTCCCCCTTTGTTTCCAAGGCCACCGGCGTGCCCCTGGCCAAGCTGGCCACGCGGGTCATGATGGGCGAGAAGCTTGCCGACCTGAAGCCCTGGGACATGCGCAAGGGAGGCTATTACGCGGTCAAGGAGGCGGTCCTGCCGTTCAACCGCTTCCCCGGCGTGGACGCCCTGCTCGGGCCGGAAATGCGCTCCACCGGCGAGGTCATGGGCATCGACCCGTCCCTCGGACTGGCCTTCATGAAGGCCCAGCTCGCGGCCGGACAGTTTCTGCCTGCCTCCGGGTGCGTGTTCATTTCTGTCAACGATCATGACAAGAGCGGGATCATCGTGCCTGCCAAGACCTTCCAGAAGCTCGGCTTCACCATCATGTCCACTCGCGGCACGGCGGCCTTTCTGGCCGGGCACGGGGTCGAGTGCCAGGTGGTGAACAAGGTCTACGAGGGGCGCCCCAACGTCATCGATCACATCAAGAACGGAGACATTCAGCTGGTCATCAACACGTCTTCCGGCAAGCGCACCAAGGAGGACTCCTCGGAGCTCCGCCGGACCACGGTCATGTACGGCCTGCCCTACACGACCAATCTGGCCGCCGCCAAGGCGCTGGCCATGGCCATCAAGGAGCGCAGCACCTCCGGGCTCGACGTGAAATGCCTGCAGGAATATTACAAGGAATCTGGCCGGGATTTCTAA
- a CDS encoding Lrp/AsnC family transcriptional regulator produces the protein MLDSTDIEILNILQENGKITNAELARQIGMAPSGVLERVKKLEQKGVIDKYEVRLNPKALGISLSTFIQIKTSDSVGSSEIGRKLAEIDEVQEVHWTAGEYNYLVKARVSSTETLAQLMKQFGEIPGVRDSRTTLVLDTLKETQALSLQFIACKNPRKSAK, from the coding sequence ATGTTAGACAGCACAGATATCGAGATCCTGAATATCCTTCAAGAAAACGGAAAGATCACCAATGCCGAACTGGCCCGCCAGATCGGCATGGCTCCGTCCGGCGTGCTGGAGCGGGTCAAGAAACTCGAACAGAAGGGCGTCATCGATAAATACGAAGTCCGCCTGAACCCCAAGGCCCTGGGGATCTCCCTTTCCACCTTCATTCAGATCAAGACCTCCGATTCGGTCGGCAGCTCGGAGATCGGCAGAAAGCTGGCCGAAATCGACGAGGTGCAGGAAGTGCACTGGACCGCCGGGGAGTACAACTATCTGGTCAAAGCCCGGGTCAGCAGCACGGAAACGCTGGCCCAGCTCATGAAACAGTTCGGCGAAATACCCGGAGTCCGTGACAGCCGGACCACTCTGGTGCTCGACACCCTAAAAGAGACCCAGGCCCTTTCCCTACAGTTCATCGCGTGCAAAAACCCCAGGAAATCCGCAAAATAA
- a CDS encoding zinc/iron-chelating domain-containing protein, which produces MNDTSIIHPDVCGRCAARGRTCCTVTSGDEEFCFPISIPEMNAIRGAGQGGEDSFVLVPNTPGFVEQLGFLMPERDIAAAFPRQGSHWRLATTPQGECTFLGHDGCVLDRSVRPIYCRLFPLWQFHGQLTWFTAAECLANEECASLATMIEAMNTSSAEVRALFGEMCSKLGLEPDAKVKS; this is translated from the coding sequence ATGAACGATACATCCATTATACATCCAGATGTCTGCGGCCGCTGCGCTGCCAGGGGCAGGACGTGCTGCACGGTCACCAGCGGGGACGAGGAATTCTGTTTTCCCATCTCCATTCCAGAAATGAACGCCATTCGCGGTGCCGGACAGGGCGGGGAAGATTCCTTTGTGCTCGTCCCCAACACACCCGGCTTTGTCGAGCAGCTCGGTTTTCTCATGCCGGAGCGCGACATCGCGGCCGCATTCCCCCGGCAGGGCTCGCATTGGCGGCTGGCCACGACTCCGCAAGGCGAATGCACCTTTCTGGGGCACGACGGATGCGTTCTGGATCGGAGCGTGCGGCCGATCTACTGCCGACTTTTTCCGCTGTGGCAATTTCACGGCCAGCTGACCTGGTTCACCGCCGCCGAATGTCTGGCCAACGAGGAATGCGCCTCTCTTGCGACCATGATCGAGGCCATGAATACAAGCAGCGCCGAAGTCAGGGCCCTGTTTGGCGAAATGTGCTCGAAGCTGGGGCTTGAGCCGGACGCGAAGGTGAAGTCATGA
- a CDS encoding KpsF/GutQ family sugar-phosphate isomerase — protein MPGASTQTDWLAKAREVLDIETRGLVAVRDRLDDSFVRALGIMAGCSGRVVITGLGKSGLVGRKIAATLSSTGTPSFFLHPVEGAHGDLGMIRHEDVIVAISNSGETDELNNILPSLKSLAGHVISLTGGAHSTMARLSDVVIDTSVPCEACPHGLAPTASTTATLAVGDALAVCLIEWKSFALDDFRRFHPGGALGQRLTRKVEELMRSSQLPVVPSGASLGQALEVLNAGRLGCVCVLDAGGHLLGLLTDGDVRRLVCANRLILDDVIDSVMTASPLHATCGQKAAEVLDIMESRAITVLPVVAPDQTLAGMVHMHDVLGQGRVKFSRS, from the coding sequence ATGCCGGGGGCAAGTACGCAGACAGACTGGCTGGCCAAGGCCCGGGAGGTGCTCGACATCGAGACTCGCGGGCTGGTCGCTGTTCGTGACCGTTTGGACGACTCCTTTGTGCGTGCCCTCGGGATCATGGCCGGTTGTTCGGGCCGCGTGGTCATCACGGGGCTCGGCAAGTCCGGTCTGGTCGGGCGCAAGATCGCCGCGACCCTGAGCAGCACCGGCACGCCGTCCTTTTTTCTGCATCCGGTGGAGGGCGCGCACGGAGATCTGGGCATGATTCGTCACGAAGACGTCATCGTGGCCATCTCCAATTCCGGCGAGACCGATGAGCTGAACAACATCCTGCCCAGCCTCAAAAGCCTGGCCGGGCATGTCATCTCCCTGACCGGGGGTGCGCATTCGACCATGGCCCGGCTGTCCGACGTGGTCATCGACACCTCGGTGCCTTGCGAGGCCTGCCCGCACGGGCTTGCCCCCACGGCCAGCACCACGGCCACCCTGGCCGTGGGAGACGCCCTGGCGGTCTGCCTCATCGAGTGGAAGTCCTTTGCTTTGGACGACTTTCGTCGTTTTCATCCCGGGGGAGCCCTGGGCCAGCGCCTGACCCGAAAGGTCGAAGAGCTGATGCGTTCCTCCCAGTTGCCCGTGGTGCCAAGCGGGGCGTCCCTGGGACAGGCCCTTGAGGTGCTCAACGCGGGTCGTCTGGGCTGCGTGTGCGTGCTGGACGCAGGGGGGCATCTGCTGGGCCTTTTGACCGACGGCGATGTGCGCCGCCTCGTCTGCGCGAACCGGTTGATTCTGGACGACGTGATCGATTCGGTCATGACCGCGTCGCCCCTGCACGCCACCTGCGGACAGAAAGCCGCCGAAGTCCTCGATATCATGGAGTCCCGGGCCATTACCGTGCTGCCCGTGGTCGCCCCCGACCAGACCCTGGCAGGCATGGTGCACATGCATGACGTGCTGGGGCAGGGCCGGGTCAAGTTTTCGCGTTCCTGA